The Toxotes jaculatrix isolate fToxJac2 chromosome 17, fToxJac2.pri, whole genome shotgun sequence genomic interval GCAATCTCAGACTTGTCACCATCTGTATCCTTCTGGATGTAACTTGTGGTGTCCTCTGATATGGGGAGGGCGGGAAGCTCCCTCTTACTCTTCCTCTTGGTTTTTGATGTTTGAATCTCCTCTtggtttctgttgttgttgatatTAACCTTTTCAGctatttccctctctctccttatATTCTTGGTGTAGCGAGGGCTGCCCTGTTCAGGGTGATATGTGTTCTGGAGGATGGTCTCATCATCTTCTGTGTCCTTGTCAAGGTTGAGattctttttcagattttgaagcTAAAGAAGGGAAATCAGAGAGCAAAGAAATGTTAGGATTTAATGAGATTTCAATCATTAACATTGGTTTGCACTGCCATCAGTATACTTTTGAGGAAGAAGATTCATAGAATATGAATGTTATGCTGCATACAGAATACTGAATCTACCGGGATGATTTTAAGACATGTTCTGCAAGTAGTGTATAACCCTTGAAGGTAGAAGTGCACATATTACAGCACGTACCACAATGGTTTCCTGAGTTTCAGGGTTTTTCTTCTTcaactttttcttctctgtttcagtgtATTTCTTGAAGACTTCGTTGAATCTTTCCCGGGTCTTTGCCCGGTCCTCACTATTACCTGTTAAAAGGTTACACTATCATTAATAAAATTGATCAAAGCAGTGTGTGTTGCTCTGGTGAAGGCCACATTTACTGTACTTACGAATAACTtagaggtacttgtacttttaCCTCTAATCCACCACATTTCAGATAGAAATGGTGTGCTTTTTACTTCACAACATTTATTTACAtgcaaaaaatgattttaaaaaaatgcatttttagatattaaactacccaacagtgtataaaacattaaaatgctgtctTATGCTTTAACGCATTACTGGCCACCATTAAACTCACCCGCTGGCATCCTCAGGCACTGTAATGCCTCTCATTCTGAGTGCAAAAGGAGAGTAATCCAGGGAGGAAGGCTTtcattctaaaaataaaaaaacagggaTAACGTTAACTTTAAATAAATCTCTGCTGGGTGATCCTCCAATGGTTTGTAACGTGCCCACAACATTAGCTTAGTTCAGTTTAACTGTTTCATGCAAGTTCAATTTGggtaaaaacactggaacaaacCCGCATCGTGTTTTTTGTGGAATCTACTTATGTTTAGTattaaaaaacagtaaaacttgTGCGGAAAAGCAACCTTTGTGAGACCGCTATGTAACGTTAGCAACCTTAGCTAGCTTGCTAAATGCTAACGCTAGCTAAGTGGCATTGTTAACTTATTACGTTTGGTACAACACGGTTTAGGTTCTTCAACAAGTAACGTGAGccttaaaataaaccaaacttcACACAAATCAACGTAAAAAGCGGTGTAGGGGTTAGTAAGGGGTAACTGCGTGTATCTACCCTGCAGTGATTGTGCTGTCCTCCGACCCCACAAACGACGCTGCGACGGTTTCCAAGCCAACCACAGCAAAGACGATCGTCAGGGCAGGAGCGTCCGCTCCGCGTTCGTGacgtacaaacacaaacaacaaatccACCAATGAAATTCGAGGACAGGTGAATCGTCATTACGTAACGACGGCAGATCAATTCCGTTcattttttgaaaaaacattttttaacacgcagaacacagaaaacataGGTCTGTAGGAGTGAGGCAGTACAAAAAGTGAAATACAGTTCAGTTACACTTAATATGGAGAAGGCTTTAacccaaaacaacaaagaaagggcaaaaataaagaaataagcttataaataaacatttgttttttagtCCTGTAAAGGGTCTGAAAGATGTAATATCCCGTAACAAATGCAGGGtaatttacattacagtcaCGTGATGTCCCAGTAGGCGTGTCCATGTGCAGGTCTTTGTGAAACTGGCAGGTGCCGTACCTTTCTGTTGAGGATGCAGACATGGCTTCTGGTCTTTGTGAGAATTGTTCTCAACTTAGAGAACTTACTGCTCATTTAAGAAAAGTTTGCAGAGAGTTTGAACGAAAAATCAGGAACGTTTTCAGAGAGTTTTCTGAGTGCAACTGCGTTAGGATTACACCTGAGAGGAGTTTCCTGAGGACGACCCAAGAGTTGCCCTCCTTACGCCTCCTGAATGGTAGGAACATTGTGGACATCATCACCTTTGGGTGTAGATTGTTCTGTTGTGGAGGGGAAACACACCTTTAAGCACATaacctgtgtttttttatttaaacaaagacAAGGAGAGACAAAGTTTACACTCTTGATATATTGTATTAAATCTATAATATCAAAAGTTACATGAACACTCTTTTTATCTTGAgaaaacataaatcattttatGTTTCATAAAAAAACTGGGCATGACGTTTACACAAAACCTACAAAATCAGAATAAAGTAAAAAGTGTTTGATGTTGGATTTATCAGCTCTTACGTTTGGAATATTCACCTTTATTAATCTGTTTCTCCCCTCAGACGATGAAACCCAGCTGCTCAGTCAGGAAAGTCTACAAGCACTGAACAAACTTGCTGTCTCGGAAAACACTGGTCTACAAATGAGTGCTGCCATGCATTATTTACATCTCAGTCATCTTTGTGAgtagagaaaacaaacagatttttatgtTGCTTCTGACAAGCTGCGTGATAGAAAGGACATGCTGATCAATGGCATATAAAATGAGACTATTGTTTGCATCTCTCCTATCACTCACTGCTTAAAGATAAGCTCTCTAACGGGTACGACCCGTATCATGCAAATTTTcaactgtattttttctttgtgcaggtTACGTCCTGTAGTATGTAAATAGATGACCACATCCTTTTCTTACAGGCGGCGGTTGACAgattcctgtgtttttttagtTGAGGTTAATAGAACAGAGAAGCGATATCTCTTTTTGGACCTAAATTTATAGCCCACAACCAGATATCTTAAGTTAAAATCTAACATTTGGCTTTGGCTAGTTAGACTGACAGTTAATTTACATTGTGTTCAACTGTCTGTTGTAAAACAACAGGCAAGAAGTTGAACTGACTCATAAAATTTTCTGTATTACAGTGAAATCTCCTCTACCAGACGCCTTCATGGAGCCAGTCATGGCTTTACTTTTATCAACAGACCTGGATGTGCAAAAGACTATCTCTCTCGCCTTGGTCAATCTGTTAGTAAAGAATAATGGTAAGAGATAAAAGTCATGGGAATTTAAAATACTGTTATTTGTTAATTAATAATCCTGATCCACTCTTCTCTGTTGAAGACTTAAATAGGTAAATTCAACACAGCATCACAGCTTCCACCTGAAATCTCATAGTCACTGTCCATAAAATCTGATTTCAGTGTGTAAAGAGTTGGTGATTGAAATGGGGATGCTGGTGCCCATACTGGAGTTGTTCCAGTCTGGTGATTCAGCCGCTCAGTGTCACTCCTGTGCCTGCGTCGCAATGCTGGCCTCCTCAGGTCTGTAATGGTTTTAAACAGTTGTCACAGCTGTCTGGAGAGCTGTCTAAATTCATTTGTGTgaaacatttaaagaaagaagcacaaatgtatttaaatggaaaaagtaGCAACCGGTATATTTGTACAGCATATTATTAATTCTGCCAGCTGCTTCCTTTCTATGGGGTTGCCCAaaattttattgtgtgtgtgactgcaaagagacaacacacagcaacaataGCGTAGTTCTGTATAGAgcatgttttcctttcttttcataCAGAATCAAACAAAGATGCTATCGTGGTGGATGGAATCATACCACTGCTTGCTTTGGCAAAATCCTATGACCCACGGGTGCAGCAGAACGCAACCTGGGCTCTGTTACATCTCACGCAGTCAGGTGGGATAGTTTGCTTTGAGAGTCactcttcatgtttttttcataaaacCAGGAGCTGTTTTGATCAAGTTCTTTCCCGTGTGACTTTGCCAAAAATATTaaactttctcctctttttctagATGGGTCAACAAGGATCTTGTGTCAAGCAGGAGCTATTCCTGTGTTGGTCCTTCTACTGCAGTCCTCGGATTCAGAGGTTCAGTTTTgcagctgcactgctctgtGCAACATCGCTGCTATCCGGGAGCATCACCCGAAGTTGCTGAGCATAGGGGGTCATTATTTGTTAAAGTCTCTTTTGACTCTCATGTTGTCGTCTGTACAAAAGGTAATTGTGAACTTAGGTTGGTGGTAACTGAATTTTAAGATAAACAATGCTTGataaaaatctttttcattccatttttaGAATTCAGCTCAAGCATGCAGATGTCTACAAACACTCTCAAAGAATGGTAATCATAAACAACAGCACCTTAAATTTACACCATGTAGGATGCAGATACTGTTTGTCAATTTTATGTGCAGTTCTGAtccaggagcagctgatggagctTGACTGTGTGTTACCTCTGAAAGCACTTCTGAaaacctctgctgctgtgtggacagAGCCAGCTGTAACACTCCTGTCCGCACTGTCTGCACACCCACCAAACAACGTATGAATTCCCACAAAGCAgcataaatataataatgacaataatgatGAAGATGTAACTTCAAGGGCACATCACTGTATGTCAGAAAAAATGGGAAATGCAGGTGTAAGGGAACCTATCTAGTAAAATCCAAATGTTGATAATATTTCTGTGGTTTGATTCCAGGACTTCCTTGTGAGTGAAGGACTGTTGGATGAAGTCGCTCTGCTGCTTCATCATCACAGGTCCAGCTCTGCCAtaatcacacacagctgtgtgataATCACTAACCTGTGTAGCTCCCGCATGGGTCAGCAGGTACACCAAGGCTACAGGTCACATTGTCTGTAGTAAACACATGaattgtgtgtgtacagtgccTGAGATGGAGAATCTCTTGATAAAGTCATGTTGAATCCCATCATTGTTATCTAGGCTGTGATGGAAAGTCTGTGTTTATCAGGACTCCTCGGGGCCCTTCTATCTCCCGGCCTGTCAGATGAGACCTTGCTGCATGTGACATCATGCTTAAATCACCTGACCACCTGGAGTGAGTGGCCTGGACGTGAGTTACCATCTCTTATctgttttagaaaatttaaTGTGGATCTGAattgaaaaacaagaaaaacaactgataaATATCAATTCCCCATATTATATCTTTTACTTCCAACTTCATAAGTATCATGATCTCTTACAATTTCTTATCGTTTCAGATCCACTTAACCTGTCAGCGGCAATAACAGCAGAACAGGTTTCAGGACTGGTGAAGATGTCTGGACAAATTCAAAATTCTCTGTTGTCATGTAACTGTGCAGCCATCATAAGCAAACTAGAAATGACTGGTAATATAATGTGCAAATACTACCTACTGATAAAACAGAGATaatcagtgtttgttgtgtattattttatacttatttcatatgttttcatgctacTTTTCTTAGAGGAGATCATTGGGTTACTGAGACCTCACTACATCACCATGTCAGAGTACCTGTTAGTATTTCTCAAAAAGAAAGACGTTAAATTCCAGCATCTCGGCATAGTTACAATATTCAACCTCAAAAAAGGTTTGTATTTGTTGTAGATTTATTTATCGGCAGCCATTTTGATTATCTGAAATAGTCATCCACTGTATGTCCATAGTTCTTAGCCTTATTTGTGTGATCTTCCTCTGCAGATGGAGATTTTTCATCTCTGTTGGCTGACAGTGAGCTGGAGGTCGAGCTCAGGAAGGTGCATGCGCAGACAGAGGAAACCAGACGCCTGCTTCAAATGATTCAGCCTCTTTCTCCGTCCTCTGTTAACCCTTAGCTTTCTCAGTACAAATGCTGAGAGATGTGCACAGTGTGGACAGTATGAGGTGTTTACATCCATACACTGTacagacaaacagcattttttaaaatcacaattGGTGTTTTAATGTGCCatcttttatttcattgttttcatattAATTACAGTCAATGTGTTACCTGAAAAACAAGGCAGAGATGCAGCATAGTATCAGCTTTAATCAAATATGGCATATTTTGACTTCTCAACAGGTTAACAAGTGATAGTTATAAGCAACACTTCAACTATAAGATCAAATACTGATGATCagatacatttgtttttatatgcTTTTATTATAATAAATTCGCTTAACCTCTATGTCTCAAACATTGCTTTGTAAAGTGATTGCGCAATATCAAACAAAGCAACTGTCAGTGCAATAAATGCCTTGTGCATTGTATTTTCTAAAACATCACTCACAAAACTGAAGCAAAGTCTTTGGAAACTAAGTTCCTCAGCAGCTTTGAAATATGTGATTGCTATACTTCACAAAATCAAAGGGCAAGATAGGAATTTATGAAGGAATTAAACTTGTACCAACACCCTAAACTCGTGTGCTTAGCGCAAACAGAGCTATTCTAATTCCACAGTGACAAAACTGAGGAAGGGAAAGTGCTTAGAGAGCAAGAAATATCAGGAATTAGGAAAAAAGCATATGGCTAACATATGTTGTGATTGTTGGAATGGCTATTCCTAGTATTTCATATAGGCAACACTCTCAATAACTGATTAACTGCATTTGCCAGCAAGCGGCCTTTACCACTGTCTAcatctactgttttttttttgtttttttgatagTCATTATTAGTTCAGAAACCTGCTGTACTGAAGAAATTAAAATCTTACTTGCCCAATATTTGTGCCACTGGTTACACACAGAAAAGTGACCAAATGCTGACGACCTCAGTGAGGCAAGGCTGTAATTTTACATGCTCTTTCAAGGTGCTGAATGGCAGCAAACAGGCTGGACTGCAGGAATTCCCGTCATTCACACAGAAATCGCAGCTCTCCAACAAAGTATCTGAACTTCTGCCCACTTTGCAGGTGCTCAGATGACCTCTACAGAACACAtgaaagggaaacaaaaaaaaataataatttgaagatattaaataaaatgtttcagaGCAACTTACGACTGTGACGCACAGTTAGAAATTTATGAATATTTCAGTGCTTTACTCTTGTCAACCGGCcttgtttggttttatgtgtGGCTTTCCAGACTGATGCAAACCCTGCCTGCACAGATCGCATTTCAGAATGAATGATATTGATTGTGTGGTGTAGGCACTGCCATGCCCTTTTTTAGAGCTAATAAGGAACAAACATGCTCAGAGCCGAATGTTGTAAGAATCTGGCTGGTTGCTGGTGTTTCTCTCCCACCCTGAGGGCAggtgagctgctgtttgtgtctcacCTGCGCGCTGGTGGGTCTGGATTTCCTCCAGGCCGGTGAGCGTTCTGAGAGACCTGCGTTCTTTGAAGGCCACAACAGGTACCATGTCCTCCTCATTATTCAGCCCCAGCTGTGAGGACTTAGTCCCCACTTGCAGCTTCATGGCATCTTTTATAGTGCCATTCTGCACAGgttctgtgttttcctttggttGGGCTTCATTTGGCAAGATCCTCACTGGTCCAGACTTCTGCGTTGAACAGGATTAACCAATTTAGTCAAAGACAGGCTGTGTGGCTTTTAGAAGCGGAGCTGGTTAGTTATTAGTTGATGTTTGATGTGCGTCATATGAACCCAGGGGCaatgtactttttaaaaactgagcAGTAAATCTCACCGTATCTGGAGAATCTGTCCTTCTGGTTCTCCGCATGATCTCCTCAAGtcgctggaaaaaaaaacagctttcagtAAAACTCTGTCACAGAAGGCTTTGTGAGAACATTCAGTCTCTTGACTAAAACAGAACCTTTGATATATTATTGatgaaaataatatattttgatgaaaaaaGATAATGTACTTatgaggaagggagggagaagcAAACAAATCCTAGATGTGTTTTGACATAAAATAATCAATACAATTTGGAAATCCATATTTGATATTTGTCACAAAATATGTTGAAAAACCTCACAACCATCCCAACTGACTGCTCTCTCTGGGATGACCCCAGGGGATGCTCATTTGAATTGGTCTCACAACAGTGTGatagttttctgttctctccttGAATTGAGAATAATTCTGTAAAAGTGGAAAGACCCACCAGTAAACACTGGATTAAAGAGGTCACTACACTGCATTAGATTCAGTTAACATGGAATCTTTCTTCAATTAAAGCCTTGACCCTAAAATTCTGAGCTGATTGTATTTATTTACCTATTTATTTATAGTTGATGGTGTTATTAGTCTGCCTTATTGGTTTACCTgttgtttaatttattataaCTACGCATACATTTACTGTAGTCTCAGTTCTTGTAGGGGGTTGGGGCTGGGAAAACTAACACGAGAATATAtttgtttgctcatgttgtaTATACTATACAAGTAAGATTTTATCTTGTCACCTTTTTTCTTGCTTGGCGCTCTGCCTCTTCTTTCTGTGCGAGGATCTCTCGCTCTTGTTTCATCTGCTCTGCTTTTGCCCTCTCTTTGGCTTGCTCCTCCTCCCGCTgcataaaacacagagcaggtACAGAACACTTTGTGAGAATGAGCACAAAACCTGAAACTGTACCTTCcaaagaaaataactgaaattaAAGATAACTCAAAAGCATCCATTGGAACAGAGCTGTGCAATTTAACCTTGTGGAGTGTTGGCAGAGTAAATGTTTGTGCTGCCCACCTGTTTCTGCAGAAGGGCGGCTTCCCTCATGGCCTGAGCTCTCTCTTCCTCGGCTcgtctctgctcctcttcctcccttctcctcttctcctctatcAGACGCTGAGCCTCTGCCTGCTGTCGTGCTCGCTCCTCTGCCCTTCTGCGCTCCAGTTCTTCACGACTTTGCCTGGACATGTCATAAATTAATGTTAACGACCTTCCTCTGCAGTTCTGTCTCGTAGGTGGACATGCTTTTTACctttctgcctcctctttctgcaggcgctcctgctcctctctctcccgttGTAGTCgggcctctctcctcttttcagCCAGGAGACGCGAGGCCTCCTCTGGGTCTGTAGTCCCAGCTGAGGGTCTGCTCACAACTTCACGAGGCTGTGGAGCTGGATGAGGAGGCATCTGGGAAGAACCTGAAGAGAAAAGTAACTTCAACATATATCTGAAGTACATTAAATAGCACTCTAAATACTGCACTTTTCGTGTCAAGCATTTCTGTAGCTTACTTCCATCTCCTGCTGTTCTGGCtgtagtttctgtttctgtattgaGCAGGTTCAAACAAGGAGTCTCAGGTGCATTTCCATCCCTCATTTTCTCTTGCTGACCTTCAGCTGATGTCCTGACAGGCCTTGAGTTACCAGGAGCAATGGCGGAACTACAAACAGCAACATCTTCCTCAGGGACCGATGGGAGCTCCAGCTGCAGCGGGGTTGAATGTCTGCTGATTGATCTTCGGGGAGTcctttaaaatccagcagaagagAGCAGATGTCCCACTTTGCTCACAGCACTGTGACTATTTCATGAATGTACAGTGGACGTACTTGTCACACAAATCTAACCTACCGTTCGGGTGAGGGGGAGGCTGTTCTGCTTTGTGTAGCTGTGGCTGGTTTAGCAGTGGTTTTGATGGCAGTTGATTCAATGTTGGAGCCACTGTTTGAGTTCTTCTTATTAGCATCTTGCTGTCTTGCTGCTTTGATCTAAgccaaaaagaaggaaagaaaaggtttACAGAATTACAGTTTTGCACCATTTTATAATTATATCTTTGAGTTCAATCGGACCGAAAAAGTAAAGACTGTAAAATCATGTAAACACTATTATTTAGCAACATGAGTGTATGTAGGACCAAAGGAACAGCTAGACTTACCTGTGCCAGATTGATGCTTCTGTTTCTGGGACTGGGGGAGGCAGATGGCCTCTGGTGGACTGGGCCAGAGTGGTGATGGGGTTTGTgagggggggtggtggtggtggtggtgttggtggtggtatTCATGGAGTGGAATGAAACTGCACGGCGACAAACATGGACAACTGggccagtgtttttttgtgccatAATTATCAAAGATTGGACAAATATGCACAAATGGTGCaaacagtgaaaatggaaatgtgaagcAGGGCGTTAACAGAGAGGGAAATGAGCAGTGTTAGTAACCAAAGGGCCTGCAAAAGTTAGTAGTAGCAATATAGTTGaagtaatgttttaaaaatgcactACAAACCATTAGCACTGCATTATCATCACATTAAAGCAAATGAGTACATTCTGTTACCATCGGGGAAAGTACCTTCTTTTCCTGACTGACAACCAGCACTCTTGCTCCTGGCCAGATAAGAGCAAGTGGGGGTAAGGAGGCGACTGACCAAGTTCTTCTCCCATGTTGTCAGTGGTAAGCGACGTGGAACTAGCGTATTGATTGGTATAAAGTTTtaagtgcagcaaaaacaaaagataagGCACGCCGAGACTTGTTGTGTTAAGATATGCTACGAAGAGAACAGACAGTGCTAAGTATGGTGTTATGAGATTAGAAAGttaaaaggagaggaaaaacaggaagcatGTTCATCTCTTCTTACCATTTTTGGTGAGCTTCCTTCCTCTTGAGCTTTGACTGAGATTCTGTTGGGCCCTTTGGCTCTTCTCCAGAGTCCTGCGTACTGCAGATTCATATCGCTCCTTAATTTGGGAAAACAAGCTTCAGTGTTGCTGTTACTCCATCCAGAGCAGTGAAATCCGTGGCCtctctaaaaataaaagtttttgatttCCAAAATGAAAACTCACTTTCTCCTCCTTGAGTCTCTGCTTGCGCTTCTCCTCCACAGCAGCacgcctcctctcctctttgagCCTCTGCTCCAGGAGTTTCTTCTTGCGCTCCTGCAGCTGTTGTTCATAGTAAAGCCTGGCCCGCTGCTCCCGCTCCAACCTGCTCAGCTCCCGAGAGGCTGGGGAAAAGAAGTGAACCAGTATAAATAGATTTATCGGTTATCTATGCTAATCTTTTTAGAAACTGAGGACGGTGCATTAACTGCACTGTGAATTCTACCACCATAGGAGCTCACATACCAAGTAACTTCTGgtgctcttctcttctttctcgtGCCGCTTTCAGCCTCTCATCAACATTTAGTCCATTAGCCACTagaatgtcaaaataaaactttatagTCACTGgttacattaaaatgtaaatcacattttatttatcacCATTATTAGTTACATAAAACTTCAAAACCCAAACTCAAAGCAGTCTGTAAAAGAACCTCATGCTTTAAGACATGATCCGAATATTGTGACATCTGGCTGATAAAGAGTGAGCGTTCCCCCAGATTAACAGAGAGCTGTATCAAACCTGCAGTGGCTCGTGGAGAAGCTGTGTTGGAGATTTGGGCAGACTTGTTGACAGAACAGGCTGCTTTCTTGGTCTGTGAATTTGGTTTGTCATAAGATCCATTCTCTGtaggtgaggaaaaaaatatacatgtcATTCCGTGAAAAAAATAGCAATACCTCTGACCTCTTCAAGGTTTTTCTTTCCATAATCTGACACTCAATATTATTTGGATTTTCTACTACAACTTGTGAACGTCGCATAGGATTCTACACCTAAACACATCTCACAACAAAAGTACAACAAATGATATAAAGCTGCTGTTACATATCAACCGAAAACAACTCAACTTTAAAAATCTGCCCCAAGCGTGTCTGTTATGGACTGGGATGGCCTTAGGGTCAGCTACAAATGAAAGAGTCATTATAAACAGCCTGGGTATAAAAGGCAAAGAGAACATGACCAGTCCTTATGAAGATGACTGAAACGAGCCACGGAAAAGGTcaagagagagacacaagacTGATGAGTAATTGGTGTAAATGCACAaggggaaaaacagaaatcacatgaatgtgaatttttttaGGGTTCACCATATCAGGATGTTGATCATCCTATGTATATTATGTAATCTGTGTCCACAGATGCCCCCTAATTTTCTCACGTTCATCGCAGCcatgctcatttacatagtgatttctcagtgtgaatgtattatctgtatattctaCTCATGCGTCATCAGTGTGATCAGATGATCCTGTATTTGTTACAGGCATTCTGGCTTAGCTTCAAGGAAAGGCTTGTTTAGATCAGCTACTATACAAAATCCTTCTGAAACAAAAGCTAATTCTACTAACCTCCGGTCCTTTCAAATGCATTCCCCTTCCTTTGGCTCTCGACCGTACGTGTAGAAAGTGGTCCCTGCGATGGAGGGATGACACTCTGTTTCTTCTGCACAGCCATGCTAGGTATTGAGCCTGGCATACCAATGCTCTCACTCAAaaccccctcctttct includes:
- the LOC121196775 gene encoding ensconsin-like isoform X4 — translated: MPGSIPSMAVQKKQSVIPPSQGPLSTRTVESQRKGNAFERTGENGSYDKPNSQTKKAACSVNKSAQISNTASPRATAVANGLNVDERLKAARERREEHQKLLASRELSRLEREQRARLYYEQQLQERKKKLLEQRLKEERRRAAVEEKRKQRLKEEKERYESAVRRTLEKSQRAQQNLSQSSRGRKLTKNVSFHSMNTTTNTTTTTTPPHKPHHHSGPVHQRPSASPSPRNRSINLAQIKAARQQDANKKNSNSGSNIESTAIKTTAKPATATQSRTASPSPERTPRRSISRHSTPLQLELPSVPEEDVAVCSSAIAPGNSRPVRTSAEGQQEKMRDGNAPETPCLNLLNTETETTARTAGDGSSSQMPPHPAPQPREVVSRPSAGTTDPEEASRLLAEKRREARLQREREEQERLQKEEAERQSREELERRRAEERARQQAEAQRLIEEKRRREEEEQRRAEEERAQAMREAALLQKQREEEQAKERAKAEQMKQEREILAQKEEAERQARKKRLEEIMRRTRRTDSPDTKSGPVRILPNEAQPKENTEPVQNGTIKDAMKLQVGTKSSQLGLNNEEDMVPVVAFKERRSLRTLTGLEEIQTHQRAEVI
- the LOC121196775 gene encoding ensconsin-like isoform X3; amino-acid sequence: MPGSIPSMAVQKKQSVIPPSQGPLSTRTVESQRKGNAFERTGENGSYDKPNSQTKKAACSVNKSAQISNTASPRATAVANGLNVDERLKAARERREEHQKLLASRELSRLEREQRARLYYEQQLQERKKKLLEQRLKEERRRAAVEEKRKQRLKEEKERYESAVRRTLEKSQRAQQNLSQSSRGRKLTKNVVHVCRRAVSFHSMNTTTNTTTTTTPPHKPHHHSGPVHQRPSASPSPRNRSINLAQIKAARQQDANKKNSNSGSNIESTAIKTTAKPATATQSRTASPSPERTPRRSISRHSTPLQLELPSVPEEDVAVCSSAIAPGNSRPVRTSAEGQQEKMRDGNAPETPCLNLLNTETETTARTAGDGSSSQMPPHPAPQPREVVSRPSAGTTDPEEASRLLAEKRREARLQREREEQERLQKEEAERQSREELERRRAEERARQQAEAQRLIEEKRRREEEEQRRAEEERAQAMREAALLQKQREEEQAKERAKAEQMKQEREILAQKEEAERQARKKRLEEIMRRTRRTDSPDTKSGPVRILPNEAQPKENTEPVQNGTIKDAMKLQVGTKSSQLGLNNEEDMVPVVAFKERRSLRTLTGLEEIQTHQRAEVI
- the LOC121196775 gene encoding ensconsin-like isoform X2 is translated as MPGSIPSMAVQKKQSVIPPSQGPLSTRTVESQRKGNAFERTGENGSYDKPNSQTKKAACSVNKSAQISNTASPRATAVANGLNVDERLKAARERREEHQKLLASRELSRLEREQRARLYYEQQLQERKKKLLEQRLKEERRRAAVEEKRKQRLKEEKERYESAVRRTLEKSQRAQQNLSQSSRGRKLTKNVPRRLPLTTWEKNLVSRLLTPTCSYLARSKSAGCQSGKEVSFHSMNTTTNTTTTTTPPHKPHHHSGPVHQRPSASPSPRNRSINLAQIKAARQQDANKKNSNSGSNIESTAIKTTAKPATATQSRTASPSPERTPRRSISRHSTPLQLELPSVPEEDVAVCSSAIAPGNSRPVRTSAEGQQEKMRDGNAPETPCLNLLNTETETTARTAGDGSSSQMPPHPAPQPREVVSRPSAGTTDPEEASRLLAEKRREARLQREREEQERLQKEEAERQSREELERRRAEERARQQAEAQRLIEEKRRREEEEQRRAEEERAQAMREAALLQKQREEEQAKERAKAEQMKQEREILAQKEEAERQARKKRLEEIMRRTRRTDSPDTSGPVRILPNEAQPKENTEPVQNGTIKDAMKLQVGTKSSQLGLNNEEDMVPVVAFKERRSLRTLTGLEEIQTHQRAEVI
- the LOC121196775 gene encoding ensconsin-like isoform X1 is translated as MPGSIPSMAVQKKQSVIPPSQGPLSTRTVESQRKGNAFERTGENGSYDKPNSQTKKAACSVNKSAQISNTASPRATAVANGLNVDERLKAARERREEHQKLLASRELSRLEREQRARLYYEQQLQERKKKLLEQRLKEERRRAAVEEKRKQRLKEEKERYESAVRRTLEKSQRAQQNLSQSSRGRKLTKNVPRRLPLTTWEKNLVSRLLTPTCSYLARSKSAGCQSGKEVSFHSMNTTTNTTTTTTPPHKPHHHSGPVHQRPSASPSPRNRSINLAQIKAARQQDANKKNSNSGSNIESTAIKTTAKPATATQSRTASPSPERTPRRSISRHSTPLQLELPSVPEEDVAVCSSAIAPGNSRPVRTSAEGQQEKMRDGNAPETPCLNLLNTETETTARTAGDGSSSQMPPHPAPQPREVVSRPSAGTTDPEEASRLLAEKRREARLQREREEQERLQKEEAERQSREELERRRAEERARQQAEAQRLIEEKRRREEEEQRRAEEERAQAMREAALLQKQREEEQAKERAKAEQMKQEREILAQKEEAERQARKKRLEEIMRRTRRTDSPDTKSGPVRILPNEAQPKENTEPVQNGTIKDAMKLQVGTKSSQLGLNNEEDMVPVVAFKERRSLRTLTGLEEIQTHQRAEVI